In the Plasmodium chabaudi chabaudi strain AS genome assembly, chromosome: 13 genome, one interval contains:
- a CDS encoding proteasome subunit beta type-7, putative produces MKLDYINAIKEENGGYNFENLKRNEILKEKGVTFPQFRKTGTTICGIVCQNAVILGADTRATEGPIVADKNCSKLHYISKNIYCAGAGVAGDLEHTTLWLQHNVELHRLNTKTQPRVAMCVSRLTQELFKYQGYKVCAIVLGGVDVTGPQLYGIHPHGSSCLLPFTALGSGSLNAMTVLEAKYRDNMTIEEGKELVCEAICAGIFNDLGSGGNVDICVITKDGTQHIRPYKQPNTRLYHLAHPTIFPKGTTPILYEKIESIKKHITIEDA; encoded by the coding sequence atgaaactcgattatataaatgcgatcaaagaagaaaatggaggatataattttgaaaaccTAAAGAGAAATGAAATTTTGAAGGAAAAAGGAGTAACATTCCCACAATTTCGAAAAACAGGAACAACTATTTGTGGAATAGTTTGTCAAAATGCAGTTATATTAGGAGCCGATACACGAGCAACAGAAGGCCCAATAGTTGcagataaaaattgtagTAAATTACATTACATAAGCAAAAATATCTATTGCGCAGGTGCAGGTGTGGCCGGAGATTTAGAGCACACTACATTATGGCTACAACACAATGTTGAGTTACACCGTTTGAATACAAAAACTCAACCTAGAGTCGCTATGTGCGTGTCGAGGTTAACTcaagaattatttaaatatcaAGGTTACAAAGTATGTGCAATAGTATTAGGAGGTGTAGATGTTACTGGACCACAGTTATATGGTATACACCCTCATGGGTCGTCTTGCCTCTTACCATTTACAGCTTTAGGATCAGGATCTTTAAATGCTATGACAGTTTTAGAGGCAAAATATAGAGATAACATGACAATAGAAGAAGGAAAAGAACTTGTGTGTGAAGCTATATGTGCAGGTATCTTTAATGATTTAGGTTCTGGTGGAAATGTAGATATTTGTGTCATAACAAAAGATGGTACTCAACATATAAGACCTTATAAGCAACCAAATACTCGATTGTATCATTTAGCACATCCAACTATTTTTCCAAAGGGAACTACAccaattttatatgaaaaaattgaaagcattaaaaaacatattactATAGAAGATGCATAA